ATTAATATTAACTCAAACTACGGAAATATTTCGCTAACAAAAAATTAATCATCTAAAAATCAAAACAATGAAAAAGTCAATTTTACTTACAGCATTAAGCCTATTTTTTATAGCCGTAAATTCTAACGCACAAACAAAAATAAGCGGAAACGGAAATGTTACTACCGAAACAAGAACAACTGGAGACTATGACGGCATAAGAATCTCAGGGTTCTTTGATGTAGATTTAGTATCAGGAAAAGAAGGAAAAATTATCCTTAAAGGAGAAGAAAATTTATTGTCTAAAATTAAAGTGGAAGTTGAAGGAAATGAATTGAAAGTTTATGTTGAGAAAGGAGTGCAACTTCGCACCAGCATGGGCAAAAAGATAGAAGTAACAGTTCCTTTCGAAAAAATATCAGCCGTTACATTATCTGGATCTGGAGATATTAAAAGCAAAAACAAAATCAATAGCGATAGTTTTTCTGCAAAACTTTCAGGATCAGGAAATTTTGATTTAGATGTTGATACTAAAAATTTTGATTTAGCTCTAAGCGGTTCAGGCGATATTGTTTTAAAAGGGAAAGCAGATTCTTTTACAAGCAAAATATCGGGATCAGGAAACGTTAATGCTTCCAATTTAAAATCACAAACGGTAGATGTCACCGTTTCAGGTTCTGGAAATAGCGTAGTAACCTGCGAAAGTAGTATTACGGGAAGAGTTTCTGGTTCTGGAAATATTAAGTATCTAGGAAATCCAGAGAAAAGAGATGTAAAAGTTTCGGGTTCTGGAAAAATTTACAAAGGTTAATTATTTAAATAAGATATCGCAAATTACAAAACTATCATCAATCAATAATTTATTGCAATTTGCGATATTATGGTATAAAGACGTTTCAATTAGTTTGAAACGTCTTTTTTATGCACTCTTCTTAATAGAAATATGGATGTAATAAAAAATATTGCTAAAATTACAATTGCAGCACGAGGACTTCCGGTAATTTGATCGATAATTCCGTAAACGCACATTCCGATTACAATTCCGATTTTTTCTGCAACATCATAGAAACTAAAAAATGAGGCTGTATCTTGTGTATCAGGCAATAATTTTGAATAGGTCGAACGAGATAATGCTTGAATTCCTCCCATTACAAATCCGGCAATTGTTGCCATTACATAAAAATGTGTTGGCAAAGTAATAAAATAAGCAAGCGCACAAAATACTGCCCAAATTGCGTTGATAAATATTAAAGTAGGCACGTTTCCAAATTTCTCTGAAGCTCTAGAGGTTAATATCGCTCCAACAACAGCTACTAATTGAATGATTAAAATACAAACAATTAAACCTATTGTACTTTGTTCTTTAGTTTCCCACTGAATTTCTTGCGCACCAAAATAGGTTGCCACAAGCATTACCGTTTGTACTGCCATACTGGAAACAAAAAAACCTCCTAAATATCGTTTCAAAGGAATGTTCTCTTGCAATAGCATCCAAACCTTTTTTAATTCTTTAAAGCCATTAAATACTACAGATTTTGTCAGTTTCTGCCCTGATTCTTTACTTCCTTTTGGTAAATAATAGTATGTGTATTGGCTAAATAGAATCCACCATACCCCTACCATTATAAAAGAATAACGCATTGCCTTCATTGCAGCTTCGCCATCAGTCCCTGAAATTCCAAAAACCTTAGGCTTCATAATCATTGCTAAATTGATGATTAATAATATAACACTTCCAATATATCCTAACGAATATCCTTTGGCACTAATTCTGTCCTGCTGTTCTTCAAATGCAATATCTGGAAGATATGAATTATAGAAAACTAAACTTCCCCAGTAGCCAAGCAATCCAAGGAAATAGAATAATAATCCAACATAAATGTTATCCAAATCAAACCAGTATAATCCCATACAAGACAAAGCTCCTACGTAACAAAAAAACTTCATGAATGATTTCTTGTTTCCAACATAATCAGCAATTCCAGATAATAATGGTGAAATAAAAGAAACCACCATAAAAGCAAAGGCCGTAATAAAACTAATTAATGCTGAGTTTTTAAGATGCATTCCGAAAACATCAATATAATGATCTCTGTCGCTAAATAATGCTTCGTAAAAAATTGGAAAAACTGCCGATGCAATAGTCAACGTATAAACTGAATTTGCCCAATCATAAAACGCCCAAGCATTTAAAAGCTTCTTATCTCCTTTTTGTAGGTTTTTCATAGAAATGATTTTGTTAAATAGGCTACGAATTTATCTATTTTTTATGATAATCAAACGGAAATTATTGAAATCATACATTATTAAATTATAAACTCTACTAAATAAAAAAAGCCATTCGGAAACGAGTGGCTTTAAAAGAATATTTTGTGTTCGTAGTTTATTTTATAGTTCCAACTTTCAACGCAATTGCTTTAGCTTCTGGAATCAAAGCTTTGATGTTTGCAATTCTCGTAGCATCGGAAGGGTGCGTACTCATAAATTCTGGAGTTCCGGATCCACCAGATTTTGCAGACATTCTCGTCCAAAACGCAATAGCATCATCTGGATTATAACCTGCAATTGCCATTAACGTCAAACCAATTTTATCTGCTTCACTTTCGTTGCTTCTGCTAAAAGGAAGCATTACTCCTACTTCCGTACCCATACCGTAAGCTTGCGAAAAAATTTCTCTTGTTTGAGCTGATTTATTTGTTGTAGCGGCATCCAAAACAGCTCCACCAATTTGTTGTAATTGCGCAGCGCTCATTCTTTGTGCTCCATGGTTCGCTAAAGCATGCGAAACCTCGTGTCCCATAACTGTTGCTAAACCAGATTCATTTTGTGTTATAGGTAATATTCCAGAGTAAACAACGATTTTTCCTCCTGGTAGACACCAAGCATTAACCTCCTTATTATCAACCAATTTATATTCCCATCTATAATCTTTTAAATACTGAGATTGTCCTAGGTAGGTCAAATATTTTTCGGCTGCCGCTTTAATTTTAAATCCAACATTCTCAACAAGTTTTGCATCTGCCGTTCCTGTAATAACTTTGTTTTCAGATAAAAAAGTACTGTATTGCTGAAAAGAAGTTGGAAACAATTCACTGTTTGAAACAAAATTCAAGTTTTGTTTCCCAGTAATTGGATTTGTTGCACAAGCCATTACAAGTGCTCCAAAAATCCCTAAAAACATATATTTTTTCATAATTCGAGCTATTTTCTAACAAAAATACAATTAAAAAAAATAAAATATTTTATATATTAAATCAAAAAAATATCAAAATTTAACTATTCGCCAACTATATGAAGTTCATTAAACTCTTTATCAATTAGTAAGAAATTATTTTGTTCGAAATTAATTTTATCAAATTCGATCTTCTCGTTGTCAATTTCAATTTCTGCAACTTTAAAAGGCAACCCAATAAGGTTGATCTTATATTTCGTGTAAGGAGTTATATATTTTCCTTCTTTGTGAAGCTGAATAATAAGTTCTTTTTCTTTTCCAATATTTCGCAATGACAAATAGCTATAACGTCCTTTTTTATAATCGTAACCATCTTGGGCATCTTCATAAACGGCAGACTGCTCTTTACCATTTTTGTAATAAACATCAAGTGTTAATTCATCAAATTCTAATTCGCCAACATATTGCTGAACAGGGTATTTTGGAATAATAGCACCTGCTTTTACAAACACCGGAATCTCATCAAATTTTGTATCAATCCAGATCTCTTTACCTCCAGTAAACAATTCGTTTGTCCAATAGTTATACCATTCTCCTCTAGGAATATACATACGTCTACCTACAGCATTAGGTTCAAGTATGGGACATACTAAAATCTGATTTCCAAAGATGAATTCGTCGTTGCGATAATGTGTCTGTGTATCATCTTGGTCGTAGTATACTAGAGGTTTTAACATCGGAACTCCTTCTTCAATATACTGCCAAAACATCGTGTATAAATAAGGTAATAATTGGTAGCGAAGACTAACAAATTTTCTGGTAATATTGATTACTTCTTCATCAAAAGCCCATGGCTCCTGATTTCCATGATCTCCAGAAGAGTGCGTTCTGCAAAACGGATGAAAAACACCTAATTGAATCCAGCGTGCGTATAACTCGCCTGTAGGTTGTTCTGCAAAACCTCCAATATCAGAACCTGTAAATCCCATTCCTGAAATAGATAATCTCTGAACTTGAATATTTGCAATCCACAAATGCTCCCACGTTGCTACGTTATCACCTGTCCAAGATGATGTGTAACGCTGTGCTCCCGCATAAGCCGATCTCGTTATTACGAAGGGACGTTTTGGATACGCAAATCGTTTAACTCCATGGTAAGTTGCTCTTGCCATTTGTGTTCCGTAGATATTGTGAGCTTTTCTATGGCTACAAGGATTTCCGTCATAAATATGGCGAACGTCCATTGGGAAAGTTTTATTTGGAACCTCCATAACTGCTGGTTCATTCATATCATTCCAAACTCCTTTTACACCAATATCTGCAATTAATTCTTTAAATAAACCCGCCCACCATTCTCTAACTACGGGATTTGTATAATCTGGAAAGTTACACTCTCCTGGCCAAACTTTTCCTTTCATATAAGGTCCATCTGCCCTTTTGCAGAAATAATCTTTTTCTAATGCTTCTTTATAAACCCAGTAATCTTTATCAATTTTAATTCCTGGATCAATAATTACTATGGTTTTAAAACCATCTTCTGCCAATTCAGCAACCATTCTTTTAGGATCTGGAAAATAGTTTTTATTCCAAGTGAAACATCTAAAACCGTCCATATAATCAATATCGAGATAAATGGCGTCACAAGGAATTTGAAGTTCCCTAAATTTTGATGTAATTTCTTTGACTTTACTTTCCGGATAATAACTCCATTTACATTGATGATATCCTAAAACCCAAAGCGGCGGTAATTCTGGCTTACCTGTTAAGTCGGTATATGTTGTAACAACGTCCTGCATTTGAGGGCCATAGACAAAATAGTAATTCATTTCTCCACCTTCAGCCCAAAAACTAGTCACATTTCTTCTTTCTTGACAAAAATCAAAAAATGTTCTGAAAGTATTATCGAAAAATATACCGTAGGATTGTTTATTATGAAGGCCAATATAAAATGGAACCACTTTGTATAAGGGTTCTTGATCTTTTTGGTAAGCATATTGATCTGTGGCAAAATTCTCTACTCTTTTGCCTTTAAGATTCATTTGAGTGGCCTTATCGCCTAAACCATAATAGCATTCACCGTCTTTAGCATATTTACTCATTTTTACAATATTCCCGCCATATTCATAGCTTTCTTCCCAATGAAAACCAAGTTCATCTTCAAGAATAAGAAAATCATTTAAATCGTAAATTGAAAGACGAAGATCTGCTTTCTGTATTTTACATTTTACTTTACTAGTTTTAATCTGAAAGTATGTTTCTTCTTCTGTAACCTCCAAAAAGTTATAGCCATGAAGCTGTGTTTTATCAATTGCATAAGAAAAATCATTGCTGAAATAGCCTTTTGTAGTAAAACGAAATCGGATTAAACTATCGCGAAGAATAGTTACTTTTAAAATTACTTTGTTATCCGTATTAAAGAAAATAGAATCTCCTTCATGTTCATAAGAGACAATTTTTGATGGATATAAATCGCCTTTGTATTCTAATGATGTGTTTGTAATCATATCTCCAATGAATTAATTTATAACATTTTCCTTCTACTCAAACATACAAAAAAAGTTCGTAACGCTCTATGAATAAAAGGTTTATTCACGAAAACGTTTTTTCTGAATGAGCTTCAAATTACCAAACAAAAAATCAACAATTTGATAATTTTGAAACGATATAATGACAAAATCTTATTTCAAGATTTTTACTTAACTTAAGACATATACGGTAACACTCAAAGGCGGCAAAATCAATTCTACAGAAAAATCTCGACCATCATATGAAATTGATTCTATTTTTAATGGTTTAGGACTTTCTATACCGCTACCTCCATATATTTTGGCATCAGTATTAAAAATTTCTTTTAAATTGCCTTTTTTAGGAATGCCAATTCTATAATTTTCGCGAACGACTTGAGTAAAATTGCAGACGACAATCACATTTTCATCTGGATTATTTCCTTTTCTAATATAAGATAAAATAGCATTTTGATCATCTGAATAATTAATCCATTCAAAACCATCTCCTCTAAATTGTTTTTCGTATAATGCTGGCTGTGATTTGTACAATTGATTTAAATCGGTAATCAAACTTTTTATTCCAGAATGAAAATCATACTGAAGCAAATGCCAATCTAAACTTTGTTCGAAGTTCCACTCACTTGTCTGACCAAACTCAGCTCCCATAAACAAAAGTTTTGTTCCTGGATGCGTAAACATATACCCATACAATAATCTCAAATTTGCAAAGCGCTGCCATTCATCGCCAGGCATTTTATAAATAAGAGATTTTTTGCCATATACTACTTCGTCATGAGAAAACGGAAGCATGAAATTTTCAGTAAAGGAATATGTCATAGAAAAAGTCAATTCATTTTGATGATATTTTCTATAAACTGTTTCTTTTTGAAAATACTTTAGAGTGTCATGCATCCAACCCATCATCCATTTCATTCCAAAACCTAAACCTCCAACAGAAGTTGGTCTTGAGACCATCGAAAATGAAGTGCTCTCTTCGGCAATAGTCTGGACAGCATTAAAGTTAGAATAGATTACTTCATTAAATTCTTTAAGAAAGCTAATAGAATCTAGATTTTCCCTTCCGCCATAAATATTAGCTTCCCACTCGCCATCTTTTCGAGAATAATCGAGATATAACATTGAAGCTACAGCGTCAACACGAAGTCCGTCAATATGATAATTTTGAAGCCAAAAGACAGCATTACTTATTAGAAAAGCTCGAACTTCATTTCTTCCATAATTAAAAACTAAACTTTTCCAATCTGGGTGATATCCTTTTCTTCGATCTGGATGTTCGTATAAATGAGAGCCGTCAAAATAACCTAAACCATGTGCGTCATCAGGAAAATGTGAAGGAACCCAGTCTAAGATAACTCCAATTCCTTCTTGATGCAATCGATCAACCAGAACCATAAAATCTTGTGGTTTTCCAAAACGGGAAGTTGGCGCAAAATATCCTGTAAGTTGATAACCCCAAGAAGGATCATAAGGATATTCCATAATTGGCATAAACTCAACATGCGTAAAACCGGTTTCTTTTACATATTTTACCAAATCGTCGGCAAGTTCAAGATAAGTCAAAAAACGATTATGTTCTCCTCGTCTCCAAGAACCCAAATGCACTTCGTAAACAGAATATGGCTTATCCAAAGCATTATAATCTTGACGATTTTGCATCCAATTATCATCTTTCCACTTATAATCGAGATCCCAAACTACAGATGCGGTATGAGGTGGTTTTTCGCAATAACGCGCAAATGGATCGGCCTTTTCGGCAATTACGCCATTTATGCTAGATTGAATCTTGTATTTGTAAAGTGTCCCTTTTGAAATATCAGGAATAAATCCTTCCCAAATTCCAGAAGAATCCCAACGAACGTTTAAAACATGTTCGCCTTGAGTCCAATAATTAAAATCTCCAACAACTGAAACAGAATGAGCCGTTGGAGCCCAAACCGCAAAGTAAACGCCTTTTATTCCATTGACTTCAATTAAATGAGCTCCAAGTTTTTCATATAATTTGAAGTGTTTTCCCGCTTTGAATAAATCTATGTCAAAGTCAGTAAAAAGAGAATGTGAGGTTACTTTACTCATATGGTTGGTTTAGAAGATAATTGTTTTCGAATTTGGAATTTGGAATTTTTATATTGGTATTTTCAGGCTTTATTCAATTCTAAAATTGTCTGCAAGTGTAACTCCTTTTTTAACCACGACAATTCCGTCTTTAATACTGTACAATTCGTTAGTAAAATTATCTAAATGTTTACCTCCGCTAATATGAACATTGTTTCCAATACGCACATTTTTATCAACTAAAGCATTTTTAATAAAGCAGTTTTCACCTATCCCAACATGTATTTTATTGATACTGCTTTCATGGTTCAATTCCTCGAGATCTTGATAAAAATCGTTCCCCATAACGTAGCAATTCTCTAAAACAGTTCCTTCGCCAATTCGAGAACGAATACCTATAACAGAACTTTTAATCTCTTTGGCATTAATAATACATCCCTCAGAAATCAAAGATTGATTGATTATTGAATTTCTAAATTTAGAGGGAGGCAATAATCTCGGTCTAGTGAAAATTTTATTTTCGTTATCAAATAAATTGAATTCTGGAATATCTGCTGTTAAGCCAATATTAGCTTCAAAAAATGATTCAATATTTCCGATATCTGTCCAATATCCTTCATACTGATAACTTAATATTTTATGTTTTCCAACCGATTGCGGAATAATTTCCTTGCCAAAATCTTTTGTTTCTTGGTCAGCCATTAGCTCCTGTAACAAAGATTTATTAAAAATATAAATTCCCATTGAGGCAAGGTATTTTTTACCTTTTTCCTGCATTTGTTCGCTTACATCCGATTCCCATTCAGGCAATAGCGATGGATGTGGTTTTTCAATAAAAGCTTCAATAACACTTTCGTGATTGGTCTTTAAAATTCCAAATTCGGGAGCGTCTTTGGCATTTACAGGCAACGTTGCAATAGAAATTTCAGCATCAGCAGCGATATGCGCTTCAAGCATTTCGTTAAAATCCATTTGATATAATTGATCGCCCGAAAGAATTAAAGCATGGTCAAAATCATGTTTCAAAAAATGTGACATACATTGTCTTACGGCGTCTGCTGTTCCTTGAAACCAAGTCGGATTATCTGGAGTCTGTTCTGCTGCCAAAATATCTACAAATGATTGACTTAAAATACTAAAATTAAAAGTGTTTTTAATGTGGGCATTTAGAGAG
The Flavobacterium humidisoli DNA segment above includes these coding regions:
- a CDS encoding head GIN domain-containing protein; this encodes MKKSILLTALSLFFIAVNSNAQTKISGNGNVTTETRTTGDYDGIRISGFFDVDLVSGKEGKIILKGEENLLSKIKVEVEGNELKVYVEKGVQLRTSMGKKIEVTVPFEKISAVTLSGSGDIKSKNKINSDSFSAKLSGSGNFDLDVDTKNFDLALSGSGDIVLKGKADSFTSKISGSGNVNASNLKSQTVDVTVSGSGNSVVTCESSITGRVSGSGNIKYLGNPEKRDVKVSGSGKIYKG
- a CDS encoding MFS transporter, yielding MKNLQKGDKKLLNAWAFYDWANSVYTLTIASAVFPIFYEALFSDRDHYIDVFGMHLKNSALISFITAFAFMVVSFISPLLSGIADYVGNKKSFMKFFCYVGALSCMGLYWFDLDNIYVGLLFYFLGLLGYWGSLVFYNSYLPDIAFEEQQDRISAKGYSLGYIGSVILLIINLAMIMKPKVFGISGTDGEAAMKAMRYSFIMVGVWWILFSQYTYYYLPKGSKESGQKLTKSVVFNGFKELKKVWMLLQENIPLKRYLGGFFVSSMAVQTVMLVATYFGAQEIQWETKEQSTIGLIVCILIIQLVAVVGAILTSRASEKFGNVPTLIFINAIWAVFCALAYFITLPTHFYVMATIAGFVMGGIQALSRSTYSKLLPDTQDTASFFSFYDVAEKIGIVIGMCVYGIIDQITGSPRAAIVILAIFFITSIFLLRRVHKKDVSN
- a CDS encoding M48 family metallopeptidase; amino-acid sequence: MKKYMFLGIFGALVMACATNPITGKQNLNFVSNSELFPTSFQQYSTFLSENKVITGTADAKLVENVGFKIKAAAEKYLTYLGQSQYLKDYRWEYKLVDNKEVNAWCLPGGKIVVYSGILPITQNESGLATVMGHEVSHALANHGAQRMSAAQLQQIGGAVLDAATTNKSAQTREIFSQAYGMGTEVGVMLPFSRSNESEADKIGLTLMAIAGYNPDDAIAFWTRMSAKSGGSGTPEFMSTHPSDATRIANIKALIPEAKAIALKVGTIK
- a CDS encoding glycoside hydrolase family 31 protein translates to MITNTSLEYKGDLYPSKIVSYEHEGDSIFFNTDNKVILKVTILRDSLIRFRFTTKGYFSNDFSYAIDKTQLHGYNFLEVTEEETYFQIKTSKVKCKIQKADLRLSIYDLNDFLILEDELGFHWEESYEYGGNIVKMSKYAKDGECYYGLGDKATQMNLKGKRVENFATDQYAYQKDQEPLYKVVPFYIGLHNKQSYGIFFDNTFRTFFDFCQERRNVTSFWAEGGEMNYYFVYGPQMQDVVTTYTDLTGKPELPPLWVLGYHQCKWSYYPESKVKEITSKFRELQIPCDAIYLDIDYMDGFRCFTWNKNYFPDPKRMVAELAEDGFKTIVIIDPGIKIDKDYWVYKEALEKDYFCKRADGPYMKGKVWPGECNFPDYTNPVVREWWAGLFKELIADIGVKGVWNDMNEPAVMEVPNKTFPMDVRHIYDGNPCSHRKAHNIYGTQMARATYHGVKRFAYPKRPFVITRSAYAGAQRYTSSWTGDNVATWEHLWIANIQVQRLSISGMGFTGSDIGGFAEQPTGELYARWIQLGVFHPFCRTHSSGDHGNQEPWAFDEEVINITRKFVSLRYQLLPYLYTMFWQYIEEGVPMLKPLVYYDQDDTQTHYRNDEFIFGNQILVCPILEPNAVGRRMYIPRGEWYNYWTNELFTGGKEIWIDTKFDEIPVFVKAGAIIPKYPVQQYVGELEFDELTLDVYYKNGKEQSAVYEDAQDGYDYKKGRYSYLSLRNIGKEKELIIQLHKEGKYITPYTKYKINLIGLPFKVAEIEIDNEKIEFDKINFEQNNFLLIDKEFNELHIVGE
- the glgB gene encoding 1,4-alpha-glucan branching protein GlgB, whose product is MSKVTSHSLFTDFDIDLFKAGKHFKLYEKLGAHLIEVNGIKGVYFAVWAPTAHSVSVVGDFNYWTQGEHVLNVRWDSSGIWEGFIPDISKGTLYKYKIQSSINGVIAEKADPFARYCEKPPHTASVVWDLDYKWKDDNWMQNRQDYNALDKPYSVYEVHLGSWRRGEHNRFLTYLELADDLVKYVKETGFTHVEFMPIMEYPYDPSWGYQLTGYFAPTSRFGKPQDFMVLVDRLHQEGIGVILDWVPSHFPDDAHGLGYFDGSHLYEHPDRRKGYHPDWKSLVFNYGRNEVRAFLISNAVFWLQNYHIDGLRVDAVASMLYLDYSRKDGEWEANIYGGRENLDSISFLKEFNEVIYSNFNAVQTIAEESTSFSMVSRPTSVGGLGFGMKWMMGWMHDTLKYFQKETVYRKYHQNELTFSMTYSFTENFMLPFSHDEVVYGKKSLIYKMPGDEWQRFANLRLLYGYMFTHPGTKLLFMGAEFGQTSEWNFEQSLDWHLLQYDFHSGIKSLITDLNQLYKSQPALYEKQFRGDGFEWINYSDDQNAILSYIRKGNNPDENVIVVCNFTQVVRENYRIGIPKKGNLKEIFNTDAKIYGGSGIESPKPLKIESISYDGRDFSVELILPPLSVTVYVLS
- a CDS encoding glucose-1-phosphate adenylyltransferase, translated to MKFKKKNVVAIILGGGQGSRLFPLTETRSKPAVPIGGKYRLVDIPISNCINSDIFKIFVLTQFNSASLNAHIKNTFNFSILSQSFVDILAAEQTPDNPTWFQGTADAVRQCMSHFLKHDFDHALILSGDQLYQMDFNEMLEAHIAADAEISIATLPVNAKDAPEFGILKTNHESVIEAFIEKPHPSLLPEWESDVSEQMQEKGKKYLASMGIYIFNKSLLQELMADQETKDFGKEIIPQSVGKHKILSYQYEGYWTDIGNIESFFEANIGLTADIPEFNLFDNENKIFTRPRLLPPSKFRNSIINQSLISEGCIINAKEIKSSVIGIRSRIGEGTVLENCYVMGNDFYQDLEELNHESSINKIHVGIGENCFIKNALVDKNVRIGNNVHISGGKHLDNFTNELYSIKDGIVVVKKGVTLADNFRIE